CCCTGGCAACGCTGATTTCCCCCCGCCAAAAATCACACCCCGAGAACGTCGCATCCCCAATCCAACCCCGCCACTCACTCCACCCGCCAGATTCGCGCAGTCTTGTCATCGCTCCCCGTGACGATCCGCTTCCCATCCGGGCTCAATATGATGCTATTCACCGATTTCGTGTGCCCAGTGAGGGTTCGGATTTCCCGGCCCGTGTCGGTGTCCCAGACCTTCGCGGTGCTGTCCCAACTGCCGGTGAGGATCCGCTTGCCGTCCGGGCTGATCACCACGCTCCCCACCACGCCCGTGTGCACGAGTACGAGGGTTCGGATTTCCTGGCCCGTGTCAGCGTCCCACACCTTCGCGGTCTTATCGACACTGACGGTGACGATCCGCTTGCCATCTGGGCTGTATGTAACCCGATTGACGGTATACACGACAATTCGACGCCCGGAGTGGGTTCGGATTTCCTGGCCCGTTTCAATGTCCCACACTCTCGCGGTGCTGTCGTAGCTGCCGGTGACGACCCGCCTGCCATCTGGGCTGAATGCCACACTCAGCACAGCACTCGTGTGCCCAGTGAGGGTTTGGATTTCCTGGCCCGTGACGGCGTCCCATACCTTTACAGCCGTGTCAGAGCTGTCAGTGACGATCCGCTTGCTGTCAGGGCTGAATGCCACACACATGACGCATTCCCAGTCCGTGTGTGCGGTGAGGGTTCGAATTTCCCGGCCTGTGTCCGCGTCCCAAATCTTCGACGTGCCGTCAGAGCTGCTTGTGACGATCCGCCTGCCATCTGGGCTATAGATCACGCGATCCACATCGTTCGTGTGTCCGGTGAGAGCGAACAGTTCCCGGCCTGTGTCGGCGTCCCACACCTTCGCGGTGTAGTCGAAGCTGCTTGTGACGATCCACCTGCCATCTGGGCTGATTGCCACGCTCAGCACAGCGTCTGCGTGCCCAATGAGAGTGTGGAGTTCCCGGCCTGTGTCGGCGTCCCAGATCTTCGCGGTTCTGTCACTGCTCCCCGTCACGATCCGCTTACCATCCGGGCTAAATGTCACGCTCCTCACCCTCTTCGTGTGCCCGGTGAGCACGGAAAGCTCGCCGTTGGCGAGGGCTGTCTTCGCCTGCAAGCGGACTTCGGCGGCGCGCTCCGCTTGGCCTTGCTCTTCCAGCCAGTCGGCCCACACCAGACGTTCTTCGTGATACGCCGGCTCCGGAAAGTCATCGTCCACACTCACGAATCCGCCTCCTCGAACCGCCACTCACTCGATCTGCCAGATTCGCGCTGTCTCGTCATTGCTGCTTTCGATCACAAGCGACCGATCGCCACCGAACGCGAGCCATCCGGTGCATTCGCATCTGCGACCCGTACCGGACGGCTTGCGATAGTTGCCTGTATGATTGCTAGACATTATGCTCGTCTTCACTCTTTCTTGCTCGACTTGTCCAGACGAACCTGCATGGCAACGCGAAAACCAAGGCCGTTGTTCCGGACCGCCGGGCCGAAGTTGTACCGGCAACCGGACCGGCAGAGGCCGGCGGAGTAGTACCACGAGCCGCCACGGTACACGCGGCCGGCGCCACTGCTAGCACCCTTGGGGTCCGTGGTAGCACCCGCTGCGTAAGGACCATACCAGTCCTCGCACCATTCAAAAACATTGCCAAGAATGTCACGCAGCCCCCATGGGTTCGGCGCTTTTTCGCCCACCGGGTGCGTCTGATTGCCCGAGTTGCCATCAAACCATGCATACTCGCCGAGCCGACTCTCATCGTCGCCGAAAAAGTATTGGGTCGTCGTGCCCGCGCGACACGCATATTCCCACTGCGCTTCCGTCGGCAGACTGTATTCCCCATCCTCCTTTGTATTCAACCATTGCACATATCTTTTTGCGTCGTTCCAACTGACCACTGTCACGGGGTGTCCATCCGTTTGTGCGAATCCCGGAGACCGCCATGTGATCGAAGGATCCTTCAACCAACTGCCACCAATGGTACCGTATCCGCCACCGCTTGTTTCTGATTCGGTGCGGTAACCCGTTTCGCTCACGAACTTGGCAAATTGACCAAATGTGACCGGCGTCACGCCCAACCAAAACGGCTGACTGATCCGCACCCGATGCTGTGGTCGTTCGCGGTCGAAGCCCACACCATTGGGCGAACCCATCAGGAACTCGCCCGATGGAATGAATGCGAACGACATCCCCACGCTGTTCGTCCACACATCCTTAACCTTTGAACCATCTGGAGGCCCTTTGACAGTCGTGATCGGCGATTCGTTGACAATCGGCGATTGATCGACAGTGGGTGACTCCTTGATCACCGATGGGAAGGGTGGATTCATCACGAAGGCGATGAATCCGAGAATGCTCAACCCTACGATCAGTCTCAGCTTGCCGATGGAGGCTGTCGTTCCGCTTTCCGGGCCGATTGGTTGTTGCTCTCGACGGAATTGCTCTTGGCGTTGTCGTTCAAGTTCTTCTTCCTGGCGTTGACGCTCGATCGCTTGACGCCGGGCTTCCGCTTCGGCACGGGATCGGGCTTCGGCGTCCCGTTGGAGGGCCGACTGGCGTTCTCGTTCCTGGCGAGCGATTTCCTCTCGGGTCGATGTCAGCAATCGTCGCATCTCGGCAACGTCGGCGGGGCGTTTACTCGGATTCGGGGAAAGGGCTGCATCGAACGCCGGGACGAAAATCGGGTGAATCAGCGAGGATTCGTAGCGGTAGTACACCCGATCCGCGATGGGCTGGTCGTAGCGCAGAGCGTAGAAGATCGTCGCGGCGAGCATGAATAGGTCCGAACGCACGTCTGCCTGGCCGATGCTGTGCAGTTCCGGCGGGGCGAAGAACGACGATTTGCCGATCGCCTGCGTGTGCCCAGGCACGTCGATCAGCCCGGCGATGCCGAAATCGATCAGCACCGGCGTGCTGTCGGGCCGGATCATGACATTCTGCGGCTTGATGTCGCGGTGAATCAGCCCCTGAGCGTGGGCCGCCTCCAGGCCGTCGAGCAGCCCCATCAGCCACGTCATCGCCTTGTCCGGTGTCGGCTTGCCGGATTGGGACAGGTGCTGTTCCAGGTTCACACCGTCGATGAGCGGCATCACGAAGTAATGGCACTGGAACGCGGTGCAGAAGCCGTTGCGTTCGACACGCACCACATTGGCATGATTGACGCGGAGCAGTTTCCACACCTCGTCGGTGAAGGCATCCACGAACGCTCGCTCGCGGACCAACTCCGGTCGCATCACCTTGAGTGCCTTGGGGGTGTCGTTGCGGCTGGCACGGAAGACGAGCCCCCAGCCGCCGCCACCGATGCGCGCGTCGAGCCGCCAGCCATCGAGGGTGTCGCCAACCGTCGGCATCCGCTGGAGCGGCGATGGACGATCGCTCGGCGAACGTTGCGCCGGTGTATTCTGACCCGTGACGGCCAAAGTCGCTGCCGATGCCAGAGCGGCGAGCTGGGCATCCTGCGGACGAAGTCGCTTCGCCCGCTTCAACTGGGTATCGAACGCACTGGGATTCTCGTGCTGGGCCACCGCCAGGGCGACCGCCACCGCAGTGGAGCCGGTCTGCGCATCCGCCAGTTCCCGCAGAATTGGCTCGGACTCCACAAACCGCCCCGCTGCCTGAAGTTGTTTCGCCTGCTGGAAACTAAGGATATTGTCGATTTTCCGCTGTAACTCGATCTGCAACGACTGCTGCTCCTTGGCGAACGCCTCCAGACTGGCGTATTGTGCATCCAACCGTTGCACATCCACATCAAGCTGATCGACACGCCCTTCGAGCATCGCAAATCGCTGCCCGAACGAATCGAACGCTCCTTGCAGCTCGGGCGATTTCAACACCGCCCGGGCGATCTCATCGCTGGAGTCGTGCCCCTGGGTTTCGAGCTGTTCCATGCGCTGCAGCAAATCCGAGCAACGGGATCCCAGCAGTGCGAACAACTCATCCAGAGCGTCCATGCGAGCGGTAGACAGATTCAGCATCTGACGAATCTGCTCGCGTTCCTTCTGCTCGAGATTGCGCAGGTGGATTTCTCGGATATCCCAAATCACCTCGACAGCGGGCCGAGCAGCGGGACAAAGTGCCTCAATGGCCTTGATGACAACGGGAATCGAATAGCGCATCAGCGTTTGCAGCGTCGACCACATGCGAGGGCTTCCTCGAGTCAAGCGGATCCAACCAAGGCCAATCCCAACGATTCCCCAAAGAAGATTCGTTGAGCCGATCATCATATTCGCAATTCGAAACGACGAAATCAAAAAACGCTCTCAGTGATCGTTTTGCTTGTTGGCAATCGAATGAGGAGACAGGTGCAGAGATTGGCAGGTTCAGCCGTTGGGAGTTGCCAGTTGGCGTGTGATTGGCTTCGTCACGCGCTCGCTGATGGATGCGATCGCGGTCTTTCTGTCGCGTGGATTTCAAGGTCCGTGATGCAGCGTTGCAGTTCGGATTCAACCCAAGGGGATGGTGACTTTTCGCGAATGGTAGCAAGCGATTTTCGGAGTGGTTCGATTCGATTTTGGTCTCCAATTCGTTCAATCGCAGCAATGCACGCGATGCAAATGGTTCGTCACTCCGTCAGTTGCGGGAGTGAACCAAGGATCAGCGGGATGAGGGAGTCTGGGGAGAATGGCGGGAACAGGACGGTGTGAGCGCCGAGGTCGTAGGCAAGGGCGGTGAGGTGGTTTCGGGAGTCGGCATCGAGTTTCACATCGTTGACCACGATGATCGGCACATGCGGGGCGGATTGGGCGGCGGCGGCGAGCAGGCTCATTTCGTCGATCAGTTTGCGTTCGAGCTTCAGGATCAGCACCGTGTGGCGTTCTTGCTGAAGCAGCGCGAGGCAGGCGGGGCGTTGACGGGGTTCGCGTACCAGCCAGTGGTGATCGCGGGCGATCGGTTCGCACATCTGGGCGAGGGAGACGCTGCGGTCGTGCGTGATTTGCTCCAGTTGTTGGCTGAACGAACCGGGGTTTTCGTAGATCACCAGAAGCGGGGCACGCATGGATTAGTCCTCGATTTTCAGGGCGTCGATGCGGCGGAGGAGTCGGGTGCGCCAGATGCCCAGCATCTCGGCGGCGGCCGCGCGGTTGCCGTTGGTCTTTTTCAGCGCAAGAATAATCATGCGCCGTTCGACTTGTTCGAGAATCGGATCGAGGGCCAGAAAGGGTTGGCTGGTGTTGCTGACGGTGCGTGGGGGGATGCGGGCGAAGCGTAACACTTCGAGGATGCCGCGAGGGAGTAGGCTGGCGTCGAGTTTCCCGTCCGACTTTTGGCCAGGGTCGTTGGCGGCTCGGACGGCGTGCGTGAGTGCCTCGCGCAGTTCGCGGAGGTTTCCGGGCCAGGAATACGCTTTCAGAATCTCGTTGAATTCTTGGCTGATCGACGGAATCGGCGTATCCGATGTTTGCTGGATCGCTTCGAGCATGCTGCGGACGATGCGGGGGAGTTCATCGATCCGGCTGCGAAGCGGCGGAACGGAAATTTCTAACACCGCGAATCGGGCAGCGAATTCGGGGAGAATTCCGCCAGACTGAACGGCCAGGTCGGCGGATTGACCGCTGGCGAGAATCAATCGCGGTGCGGAAGCAGGCGCATCGTCGGCCCAATCGAGAATGGCGTGTTGCACATCCGCACTCAGATGTTCGGGCGAATCGATGAGTAAGCAGCCGAGGTGCGGATTATTCAGCAGGCCGCCCAACCCCAACAGCATGCTGGCGACGAGGTGGTTGGGCAGGGTGGCGGGGCGGATTCGGGCGAAGGTGCCTTCGCGGGTCACGCCTTGATGGTGGATGATGCGTGCGGTGGTGGATTTGCCGCTTCCCGGTTCGCCGATGAGCCAGATGGGGGTGCGTGTCTGCATGCCCAATCGCACTTGAGCGAGCAACCGCTGCATCGCAACTCCCTCCCCACGAAGGAGATCCATCGAAAATTGCTGGGCGGTTTGCAATCGCAGGGCCATCAATGCCTCGGAGAATGCACGCGGTTTGCCGCTGGCGGTGGGGATCGGTGGCGGCGCGATGACCTGCACGCGGCCGAGGATTCCGAGGAGGCCGTCATTGCCTGACAGTGGGACGAAGGTGATTTCCCACCACGGGGGGCCCACTCGCGCATTGGGCAGGGCGCGTCGCACGATTTCGACTCGCCCCTGGACCACTTCCGGCGGGACACGCAGCGCATGGCCGAGTGGTTCGTTGGTGCGACGGCCAGAACAATTGATGCCGAGAAGTTGTTCGCTCGCTTGGCCGAGCATGCGTTCCATGGCGGCGTTGACGAATCGGAGTCGGCGTTTGCGGTTGAGCAAGAAAAAAGGCTCGCTTGCCTGTTGGAGCCAAGCGGCCCAACGGGATGGCGAGCCAGACGGAAATCCACTGGGTGGTGACTGCTCGGCCATTCGACCGAACCTCTTTGGTCAGGGATGGTTAGACCAGCGTGGACAGTAAGAATAGCACCAGTGCAATGCTGCCCAGGAACATGACAATGTTGCGGCCCCATTGGTACGCATCTTTGAGAATCAGATCCCATTCATCATGTCGGGTGGCGGCGTAAACCAAGCTCACCAAGACGATGATGACCGGCAAATCCCAGTAGATGCTCATGCCTGCTCCTTGATCGTCGGAGTGGAATCGGGCGCGGCGGTGGTTTTGCGAGCCGTTCCGGGGCGAACCGCAGGCCCAGCGCAGGCATCGTAGATGACCAAGATGTTCAGCACGCCAGCAATCACCGTGTAGACCCAGCCGAGATCCCAGCGTTTGTTCGCATCCCGTTGCATGTTATTGATTTCGGTCTGACGCGGTGCCCGTTGGAAAGTTCCCAACGTGGGATGGGCATCGGCATTGTCGTCATATTCATAGTATTGATAGATCGCTGGCCACGCGGCGATGCCAATCCAAAACTGCCCCAAGAAATGCGGGCGATTGTACACATCCGTCATCAAGCGATCGAGATTGCTACCGGCTTTGTTCGGAGCCACCGTATCCGGAATGTACACGTTGGCCCATTGGCCGAGCGCTTGGCCGTAGAAGAACAACGTCCAAAGGCATCCGAAGAACAGAAGTCCTTTGCTCACTCGGCCTTGCGCAATTTGGCCAAGTCCGGGAATCAGGTAACTCAACAGGCCAGCCACTGGATCGAAGACCGGAGCGGTCGCCGTGGCGGGAGTGCTGCCCGGTGTTGTCGATAGGACCGGGGGCGTTGACGAGGCGGCCTCCACGTGAGTGGCAATCGCCTGGGAGAGCGTGTCGTTGGGAACGCTCGGCGGGGGTGGTGGCCCCATGGGTGAGGGAGACATGCTCAACGGGCTTCCTTGGATCATCGGCGACAACGTCCCTCTTGTGCCCGAGCGTGTGACTCGGACACAAGATCATCCGCACCATTCTATCAATTCCGGTCAGGGAGTCCAATCGATCCCGAACCACTCGGCGGCTCCGAAGCCGATTGAACCAAGAATCATCAGAATCCCACTCCATCCCAGCAGCGACTTGCCCGCAGGGGAGGTGATGAGTCGGCCCGGGGGGCCCATCAGGTTCAGCGTGCCTTCCAGCACCCAGTTGGTGGCTGCCATCGGCCACAGAATGACGGGGATGCGATCGTGAGCCGTTGCCGTCGCCACGCCTGCGGTTGCCGGGGTGGGGATGACGCTGCTCACCGGTTCGGGAATCGGTGTCGGTGTCGGAACGGCTTGACTCATCGGCAGTTGCGCACCTTCGCGCGGCGGCTGGAGCTGTTCCACCGGCGGCAATTGCGAGACCGGCGGTTTCGCGGCCCCCGCAGAAGGTCCGCCAAAGGTGTAGCTTTGCGGTGGCTCGTTTGCCGACATCGGTGGCGGCAGTTGATCCAATCGCGGCGGCGGCGGTGGGTCCGACAGCGACGATTCAAAGCGAATCAGCTTCGATTCCGAAGGAAGATCATCGTGCAGCGGTTGGAGCTTGACCGGGCCACGCGATTCCCGTTTCGGCGGACCACCGGGAAAACTGACCGTGCCGGGCAGCGCTTGATCGGCCGTCCACGCGGCGAAAATCGTCTGCGGGCGTGCCGGTTGCGTTTCGCCTGGCGGAAGTTCGACCTTCCACGATGAATCGAAGACCGACGGTTGTGCGGCAGCTTGACCGGGCAAAATCGGAGCGTTGCTGACCGGCGGTTGCAGCGGCATCGACGGCATCGTTGGCGCAGGTGCCGATGCTGTCGGCGTTTGTGGCATTTGTGGGGCTTGCGCCACGGGCGGACGATACTCGGCCATCGGCGGCTGAGCCGGCGGTTGCGGCATCATCATCGGCGATGCCGGTGCGAGCGCGTAGGGAGTCGCTGGTTGCGGTGCATATTGCGGGGCTGCGGGCGGCGTTGGGGCGGCCACCGGCGTTGGGGCGGCCACCGGCGTTGGGGCGGAATAGGCGGCCGGTTGGGCCGCGGGCGATGGCGGATAGCCCGGCGTCGGCACGCTGTGCGCAAACGGATTCTGGACCAGTGGTTGCGACATCGGAGCCGCGGGCATCACCGGCGCGGCGGGTGGCTGTGGCGCGGGTGCTTGGGGATATAAATACGGCGATGGAGCCGGTACATCCGGGGTCGAAGGCGCGGACGCCATCGGCGGAATCGGGTTGAAGCTCGAACCAAGCATTGGCGATGCGGGTGGAGTCGTTCCATATGCCGGAACGGCTTGCGGTTGCGATGCCGGGTAGCTGGGTGCGGCAGCGGGTGGGGTGGTTGTCCCCAAGGCCGATGGCGGCAGTTTGGCGAATGCGGACGAGGGGGTGCCGAAGCCGCTTGCGGGCAACGGCGGTGTCGGGGATGCCAGCGGGGAGGCGGGTAAGGCCGATGTCAGCGGCGATTGCGGAGCGGGGGGCGTCGAAGCCGATGTCAGCGGCGGCATCGACGGAAGTCCTTGCTCCAGTTGAGATAACGGAAGCGAGAGCATGCGTTGCAGCAGTTGATCCAATTCGTCGAGCTGCTGTCGGGTCGAACTCATCGAGCCGTTGGGTGCCATCGACATGACTCGGTTCCCTCCGTGGAATCACAACTGCGGATCAGCATCGCATTCGGCCTTCCTGTCCGTAGCGATCGGGTGCTAGTTTTGCTACTCTACCATACATGGCCGATCGATTTTATACCAACTCGCCGTTGCAGCTTGGAGATTTTCAACTGCTCGGCCCCGAAGCCCATCACCTGGCTGCCGTTTGTCGGCATCAGGTGGGCGACCTCGTGTCGCTGTTCAACGGCGATGGTGCGGAATACCATGCCACGATTCTTGGTGTCAGCAAAAAATCGGTCTCGTTGGTGATTGACGCCATCGAGACCCCGTTGCGAGAGGTCCGGCGTCCCGTCTGGGTTGCGGCTCCGTTGCCCAAGGGGGACCGCGCGGATTTTCTCATCGAAAAGCTGACGGAGCAAGGGGTTACGGATTTTGTCCCCCTGCGGACGGCGCGAAGCATCGTTGAGCCACGCGAACAGAAATTGGATCGCTTACGCCGTCACTCGATTGAAGCATGCAAACAATGTGGCCGCAATCGTCTCATGACGATTCATGAATTGACCGATTGGGCCACGTTCGTGCGACTTTCGAGCTTGCCCGACTTGCGAATGATCGCGCATCCGTATGGCGATCGATTGATGCAGCTTGCGGAAGTCTCGGAAATCGAATGGTTGTCTGGGGCCGTGATTGCGTTGGGGCCGGAGGGGGGATTTACCGAACCCGAAGCCACAGAAGCACTTGCAGCGCAATGGCGGGGCGTCTCGTTGGGGCCGCGGATTCAACGAATCGAAACCGCGGCGTTGACGGTGGCAGCGTGGTTGACCCAATTGGCGGATCAATAATCCTGACGATCCAGCGATTTGATGGCATCCCGGAACGCCGCCGCACTGGCGAAGCGTTCCCGTGGATCACGAGCAATCGCCTTCAGCAAAATCTCGCACAAATCATCGTCGAGGTCTTCACGCATATCCTTTGGGCTTCGCGGCGGGGTGTTGAGGTGCCGTCGCAGCGTCTCTTCCGATGATGCCGAGCGTTCCCACGGGAGTTGCCCGGTGAAGATTTCGTAGGCAGTGACGCCCAGCGCGAAGATATCGACACGCAGGTCGGTGGTCATCCGCTTGATGACTTCCGGGGCGAGGTAATCGGCGGTGCCGGTGCGGTTGCCCGGTCGGCAAAATTCTTTCGTATTGGGAATGGTCAGACCGAAGTCGATCAGTTTGACGACGCCGTCATTCGTGACCATGATGTTGCGCGGGCAGAGGTCGCGGTGCATCAGGCGTTCGTTGTGCAGATACTCCAGCGCATCGGCAAGCTGGATCAGGTAGTCGATGCGCTTGCCGTTGAGGTTCGCGGATCGCGTTTCGATCAGGTAGTTCATCCCCAGACCATCGATCCATTCGAGAATCAGATACGGCTCGCCATCGGTGGTCAGGCCGTGCTCAAAGGTTTGGACGATATTGCGATGCCGCAGTCCCATGCAAATCTCGCCTTCGCTGGGCTTGACGAGATTTTGCTGCTTGAATCGATCCTCGAATCGCTGAGTCTTGACCTTGTCCAACACTTTCAGAC
This DNA window, taken from Tuwongella immobilis, encodes the following:
- a CDS encoding WD40 repeat domain-containing protein, translating into MSVDDDFPEPAYHEERLVWADWLEEQGQAERAAEVRLQAKTALANGELSVLTGHTKRVRSVTFSPDGKRIVTGSSDRTAKIWDADTGRELHTLIGHADAVLSVAISPDGRWIVTSSFDYTAKVWDADTGRELFALTGHTNDVDRVIYSPDGRRIVTSSSDGTSKIWDADTGREIRTLTAHTDWECVMCVAFSPDSKRIVTDSSDTAVKVWDAVTGQEIQTLTGHTSAVLSVAFSPDGRRVVTGSYDSTARVWDIETGQEIRTHSGRRIVVYTVNRVTYSPDGKRIVTVSVDKTAKVWDADTGQEIRTLVLVHTGVVGSVVISPDGKRILTGSWDSTAKVWDTDTGREIRTLTGHTKSVNSIILSPDGKRIVTGSDDKTARIWRVE
- a CDS encoding bifunctional serine/threonine-protein kinase/formylglycine-generating enzyme family protein; the protein is MWSTLQTLMRYSIPVVIKAIEALCPAARPAVEVIWDIREIHLRNLEQKEREQIRQMLNLSTARMDALDELFALLGSRCSDLLQRMEQLETQGHDSSDEIARAVLKSPELQGAFDSFGQRFAMLEGRVDQLDVDVQRLDAQYASLEAFAKEQQSLQIELQRKIDNILSFQQAKQLQAAGRFVESEPILRELADAQTGSTAVAVALAVAQHENPSAFDTQLKRAKRLRPQDAQLAALASAATLAVTGQNTPAQRSPSDRPSPLQRMPTVGDTLDGWRLDARIGGGGWGLVFRASRNDTPKALKVMRPELVRERAFVDAFTDEVWKLLRVNHANVVRVERNGFCTAFQCHYFVMPLIDGVNLEQHLSQSGKPTPDKAMTWLMGLLDGLEAAHAQGLIHRDIKPQNVMIRPDSTPVLIDFGIAGLIDVPGHTQAIGKSSFFAPPELHSIGQADVRSDLFMLAATIFYALRYDQPIADRVYYRYESSLIHPIFVPAFDAALSPNPSKRPADVAEMRRLLTSTREEIARQERERQSALQRDAEARSRAEAEARRQAIERQRQEEELERQRQEQFRREQQPIGPESGTTASIGKLRLIVGLSILGFIAFVMNPPFPSVIKESPTVDQSPIVNESPITTVKGPPDGSKVKDVWTNSVGMSFAFIPSGEFLMGSPNGVGFDRERPQHRVRISQPFWLGVTPVTFGQFAKFVSETGYRTESETSGGGYGTIGGSWLKDPSITWRSPGFAQTDGHPVTVVSWNDAKRYVQWLNTKEDGEYSLPTEAQWEYACRAGTTTQYFFGDDESRLGEYAWFDGNSGNQTHPVGEKAPNPWGLRDILGNVFEWCEDWYGPYAAGATTDPKGASSGAGRVYRGGSWYYSAGLCRSGCRYNFGPAVRNNGLGFRVAMQVRLDKSSKKE
- a CDS encoding helix-turn-helix domain-containing protein — translated: MAEQSPPSGFPSGSPSRWAAWLQQASEPFFLLNRKRRLRFVNAAMERMLGQASEQLLGINCSGRRTNEPLGHALRVPPEVVQGRVEIVRRALPNARVGPPWWEITFVPLSGNDGLLGILGRVQVIAPPPIPTASGKPRAFSEALMALRLQTAQQFSMDLLRGEGVAMQRLLAQVRLGMQTRTPIWLIGEPGSGKSTTARIIHHQGVTREGTFARIRPATLPNHLVASMLLGLGGLLNNPHLGCLLIDSPEHLSADVQHAILDWADDAPASAPRLILASGQSADLAVQSGGILPEFAARFAVLEISVPPLRSRIDELPRIVRSMLEAIQQTSDTPIPSISQEFNEILKAYSWPGNLRELREALTHAVRAANDPGQKSDGKLDASLLPRGILEVLRFARIPPRTVSNTSQPFLALDPILEQVERRMIILALKKTNGNRAAAAEMLGIWRTRLLRRIDALKIED
- a CDS encoding DUF6677 family protein; the encoded protein is MSPSPMGPPPPPSVPNDTLSQAIATHVEAASSTPPVLSTTPGSTPATATAPVFDPVAGLLSYLIPGLGQIAQGRVSKGLLFFGCLWTLFFYGQALGQWANVYIPDTVAPNKAGSNLDRLMTDVYNRPHFLGQFWIGIAAWPAIYQYYEYDDNADAHPTLGTFQRAPRQTEINNMQRDANKRWDLGWVYTVIAGVLNILVIYDACAGPAVRPGTARKTTAAPDSTPTIKEQA
- a CDS encoding RsmE family RNA methyltransferase — encoded protein: MADRFYTNSPLQLGDFQLLGPEAHHLAAVCRHQVGDLVSLFNGDGAEYHATILGVSKKSVSLVIDAIETPLREVRRPVWVAAPLPKGDRADFLIEKLTEQGVTDFVPLRTARSIVEPREQKLDRLRRHSIEACKQCGRNRLMTIHELTDWATFVRLSSLPDLRMIAHPYGDRLMQLAEVSEIEWLSGAVIALGPEGGFTEPEATEALAAQWRGVSLGPRIQRIETAALTVAAWLTQLADQ
- a CDS encoding serine/threonine protein kinase; translated protein: MGLFDRIMGIFGSGGSKLPKVDVNKRFNLLGRTGQGSMSKVFQAYDKTLGRNVCLKVLDKVKTQRFEDRFKQQNLVKPSEGEICMGLRHRNIVQTFEHGLTTDGEPYLILEWIDGLGMNYLIETRSANLNGKRIDYLIQLADALEYLHNERLMHRDLCPRNIMVTNDGVVKLIDFGLTIPNTKEFCRPGNRTGTADYLAPEVIKRMTTDLRVDIFALGVTAYEIFTGQLPWERSASSEETLRRHLNTPPRSPKDMREDLDDDLCEILLKAIARDPRERFASAAAFRDAIKSLDRQDY